In one Micromonospora polyrhachis genomic region, the following are encoded:
- a CDS encoding TlpA family protein disulfide reductase: MWYLTVAVVLVAVLGLVNLVFTLGVVRRLREHTELLSGQQAKQPEAMLEGGGVPAEFRSTSTDGRVFTRAELRPMTLVAFVSPACDLCEEQIPTLLDRARHMPGGPEHVWVVVVGKGPETEPYAERFREVATVFIEPGNGDLPLAFKINGYPAFGLVDERGEVTNSTFGIARLDLPVAR; this comes from the coding sequence ATGTGGTATCTCACCGTTGCCGTCGTTCTGGTCGCCGTGCTCGGCCTGGTGAACCTGGTCTTCACCCTCGGGGTGGTCCGCCGGCTACGCGAGCACACCGAGCTACTCAGCGGCCAACAGGCCAAACAGCCGGAGGCGATGCTTGAGGGGGGCGGCGTGCCGGCCGAGTTCCGGTCGACATCCACCGACGGTCGGGTGTTCACCCGTGCCGAACTCCGGCCGATGACCCTGGTCGCGTTCGTCTCTCCCGCCTGTGACCTGTGTGAGGAGCAGATACCCACCCTGCTCGACCGGGCCCGGCATATGCCCGGCGGACCGGAACACGTGTGGGTGGTCGTGGTGGGCAAGGGACCGGAGACGGAACCGTACGCCGAGCGCTTCCGGGAGGTGGCCACGGTCTTCATCGAGCCAGGCAACGGCGACCTTCCGCTCGCCTTCAAGATCAATGGATATCCGGCGTTCGGCCTCGTCGACGAGAGGGGCGAAGTAACCAACAGCACCTTCGGCATCGCCAGGTTGGACCTGCCGGTGGCCCGATGA
- a CDS encoding AfsR/SARP family transcriptional regulator gives MALTFRVLGTPCVHRDGQPLRLPAGRPTALLVTLLVHTNQPVPVGTLVDELWGHRPPPSAVANLRSHISQLRTLLSGSTPGPPRLIAGTGGYQLRTHRGELDAVEFDRLVSDGHSALGRGELTTATTTLQQALAMWPTPMPAAPTGGPMVTAALDRLRERRIGALEAYFACHLELWAGNCTDLVARLRAHVAENPLRERAWAQLMTVLYRLGDIAGALEAFTAVQSILATDLGVQPSAELYGLRQAMLRRDPHLLHPRQRSADRSAGAVSRDSSPARIAGGVPTEATASIVPHELPYDVDTFVGRTIESTRLHTTLTGVGDRPITVTISGTPGIGKSALAIRASAAVLDHFPDGQIYLDLGGSELETPPLAPAELSARLVRSLRGPTTPTPTTLAEARALVRSLLFGRRVLLVLDNVADPAQVADLLPVRGGSALLLTARSRLSAIGGPHLRLGPLAEADAVELLLRSAGPHRINDGPADVVVDLCERLPLTVRTAGSRLAQHPHRSVASLAARLRDERHRLDELAIRSRLAASYRSLGDTAVAFRRLGLLRFGPVTADVLAALLDTTPDRAGVTLDRLVEAQLVDPVDAGRFRMSRLLWLYAAELAADDPQEVRDAAVRRIRSGHCPGQETPAFSSR, from the coding sequence ATGGCACTGACCTTTCGGGTACTCGGCACGCCCTGCGTGCACCGCGACGGACAACCGCTACGCCTACCGGCCGGACGTCCGACAGCCCTGCTGGTGACCCTCCTGGTGCACACCAACCAGCCCGTACCGGTCGGCACGCTGGTGGACGAGCTGTGGGGCCACAGACCACCTCCCTCGGCGGTGGCCAACCTGCGCAGCCACATCAGCCAGCTCCGTACGCTGCTGTCCGGTTCGACGCCAGGACCACCTCGACTGATCGCCGGCACCGGCGGCTACCAGTTGCGGACCCACCGTGGCGAGCTGGACGCCGTCGAGTTCGACCGGCTCGTCTCCGACGGACACTCGGCACTGGGCCGGGGCGAGCTGACCACCGCTACGACCACCCTGCAACAGGCGCTCGCGATGTGGCCCACGCCGATGCCGGCCGCGCCGACCGGCGGCCCGATGGTGACCGCCGCACTCGACCGGTTACGGGAACGGCGCATCGGCGCGCTGGAGGCGTACTTCGCCTGCCATCTGGAGCTCTGGGCCGGCAACTGCACCGACCTGGTCGCGCGCCTACGGGCACACGTCGCCGAAAACCCGCTCCGGGAGCGTGCCTGGGCACAGCTGATGACCGTGCTCTACCGGCTCGGTGACATCGCCGGTGCCCTGGAGGCCTTCACCGCCGTCCAGTCGATCCTCGCCACCGACCTCGGCGTGCAGCCCAGCGCCGAGCTGTATGGGTTGCGCCAGGCGATGCTGCGCCGGGATCCGCACCTGCTACATCCACGCCAGCGATCGGCCGACCGGTCCGCCGGAGCCGTCAGCCGGGACTCGTCTCCGGCTCGGATCGCGGGTGGCGTCCCGACCGAGGCAACGGCATCCATCGTGCCGCACGAGCTGCCGTACGACGTCGACACCTTCGTTGGCCGGACAATCGAGTCGACCCGGCTACACACCACCCTGACCGGGGTGGGCGACCGGCCGATCACGGTGACAATCTCCGGTACGCCCGGGATCGGCAAATCGGCGCTGGCCATACGCGCCTCGGCGGCGGTTCTCGACCACTTTCCGGACGGGCAGATCTACCTCGACCTCGGTGGTTCCGAGCTGGAGACGCCACCGCTGGCCCCCGCGGAGTTGTCGGCCCGTCTGGTCCGGTCGCTCCGCGGCCCCACGACACCGACGCCGACGACCCTGGCCGAGGCCCGCGCCCTGGTGCGCTCGCTGCTCTTCGGTCGACGCGTCCTACTGGTGCTGGACAACGTCGCCGATCCGGCCCAGGTAGCCGACCTGCTACCCGTGCGCGGGGGCTCCGCGTTGCTGCTTACCGCCCGGTCACGGCTGTCCGCCATCGGCGGGCCACACCTGCGGCTTGGTCCGCTGGCCGAGGCGGACGCCGTCGAGTTGCTGCTCCGTTCGGCTGGTCCGCACCGGATCAACGACGGTCCGGCCGACGTCGTGGTCGACCTTTGTGAACGGCTTCCGCTGACCGTACGGACCGCCGGGAGCAGACTGGCCCAGCATCCGCACCGGTCGGTGGCCAGCCTGGCCGCCCGGCTACGCGACGAGCGGCATCGCCTCGACGAGTTGGCGATCCGGTCACGGCTGGCCGCGAGTTACCGGTCCCTCGGCGACACTGCTGTCGCCTTCCGGCGGCTCGGCCTGCTCCGGTTCGGGCCCGTCACGGCAGACGTTCTCGCCGCGCTGCTGGACACCACCCCGGACCGGGCCGGGGTCACCCTCGACCGGCTGGTCGAAGCCCAGCTCGTCGACCCGGTCGACGCCGGCAGGTTTCGGATGTCCCGCCTGCTCTGGCTGTACGCCGCGGAGCTGGCCGCGGACGACCCCCAGGAGGTACGGGACGCGGCGGTCCGCCGGATCCGGAGCGGCCACTGCCCCGGTCAGGAGACGCCGGCGTTCTCCTCCCGGTAG
- a CDS encoding ABC transporter ATP-binding protein has translation MNVGTGAGVRLAPARALRHARDALGLTWRAAPVGTAADLGLAVLVGLIPVLAAWLTKLVLDRLVTGTGTGLVVLGMGLAGTAAAGAVLPHVRKYVEAERSRAVARMVRRRLYAALQRFVGLARLENPAFQDQLQVAQQTGHLGPAQLTGNVLATVQSVIGMTGFIGVLLVLNPWMAVLVLLAALPTLWIQLRLNRGRAAMLLRLEHFQRRDLFFSQLLIGIPAAKEIRLFGLGRFFGDRMLGELSGMHDTEHRLDRREMRAQVLLGLFGAAAAGTGIVYTIGVASDGRLKIGDLALFLAAVPGVQSALASLVGQIGAIHQALLLFDHYDAVVRAEPDLTLPAAPRPAPPLCAGIELRDVWFRYAEDHPWVLQGVNLHLPYGSTTALVGLNGAGKSTVVKLLCRFYDPERGSIHWDGVDLRDLDPVSLRSRLGAVFQDFMAYDLTAAENIAVGDLAAIEDRSRLRAAADDAGIGDRLDALPRGYDTLLTRIFFDHGDREDPQTGVVLSGGQWQRVALARSFLRAGCDLLILDEPSAGLDAEAEHDLHRRLRRLRQGRTSLLISHRLNAVREADVIVVLDGGRVVEQGGHDELMTVGGDYARLFDLQASGYREENAGVS, from the coding sequence ATGAATGTCGGAACGGGGGCCGGGGTGCGACTCGCCCCGGCCCGGGCCCTCCGGCACGCGCGCGACGCCCTCGGGCTCACCTGGCGCGCGGCCCCCGTCGGAACCGCGGCCGACCTGGGACTCGCGGTACTCGTCGGCCTGATCCCGGTGCTCGCCGCCTGGCTGACCAAACTCGTGCTCGACCGGCTCGTCACGGGCACCGGCACCGGGCTGGTCGTACTCGGAATGGGCCTGGCGGGCACAGCGGCGGCCGGGGCGGTCCTCCCGCACGTGCGCAAGTACGTCGAGGCCGAACGGTCCCGGGCGGTGGCCCGGATGGTACGCCGACGGCTCTATGCCGCGCTGCAACGCTTCGTCGGCCTGGCCCGGTTGGAGAACCCCGCGTTCCAGGACCAACTCCAGGTGGCGCAGCAGACCGGGCACCTCGGTCCGGCACAGCTCACCGGCAACGTACTGGCCACCGTGCAGAGCGTCATCGGAATGACCGGCTTTATCGGCGTACTGCTGGTGCTGAACCCGTGGATGGCGGTGCTGGTGCTGCTCGCCGCCCTGCCGACCCTGTGGATCCAGCTTCGGCTCAATCGGGGTCGGGCGGCGATGCTTCTGCGGCTGGAACACTTCCAGCGCCGGGACCTGTTCTTCTCCCAACTGCTGATCGGCATTCCGGCCGCCAAGGAGATCCGCCTCTTCGGCCTCGGCCGGTTCTTCGGCGACCGGATGCTCGGCGAACTGAGCGGGATGCACGATACCGAGCACCGGCTGGACCGTCGGGAGATGCGGGCCCAGGTGCTGTTGGGTTTGTTCGGCGCGGCGGCGGCCGGCACCGGGATCGTCTACACGATCGGGGTGGCCAGCGACGGGCGCCTGAAGATCGGCGACCTGGCACTCTTCCTCGCCGCCGTACCCGGGGTGCAGAGCGCCCTGGCCAGCCTGGTCGGCCAGATCGGTGCCATCCACCAGGCACTGCTGCTCTTCGACCACTACGACGCGGTGGTACGTGCCGAGCCGGACCTGACACTGCCAGCAGCCCCCCGCCCCGCCCCGCCGCTGTGCGCCGGTATCGAGCTGCGCGACGTCTGGTTCCGCTACGCCGAGGACCACCCGTGGGTGCTCCAGGGCGTGAACCTGCACCTGCCGTACGGATCGACGACGGCACTGGTCGGGCTCAACGGCGCGGGCAAGAGCACCGTGGTCAAACTGTTGTGCCGGTTCTACGACCCGGAGCGGGGATCCATCCACTGGGACGGGGTCGACCTACGAGACCTGGACCCGGTCAGCCTGCGGTCGCGGCTGGGCGCGGTCTTCCAGGACTTCATGGCGTACGACCTGACCGCCGCGGAGAATATCGCGGTCGGTGACCTGGCCGCGATCGAGGACCGGTCGAGGTTGCGGGCCGCGGCCGACGACGCCGGGATCGGCGACCGCCTCGATGCCCTGCCACGCGGCTACGACACCCTGTTGACCAGGATCTTCTTCGACCACGGGGACCGGGAGGACCCGCAGACCGGGGTGGTGCTCTCCGGTGGACAGTGGCAGCGGGTGGCGCTGGCCCGAAGCTTCCTGCGGGCCGGCTGTGACCTGCTTATCCTGGACGAGCCGAGCGCCGGTCTGGACGCCGAGGCCGAACACGACCTGCACCGGCGGCTTCGGCGGTTACGGCAGGGCCGGACCAGTCTGCTCATCTCCCACCGGCTCAACGCCGTGCGTGAAGCCGACGTGATCGTGGTGCTCGATGGCGGGCGGGTGGTCGAGCAGGGCGGTCACGACGAACTCATGACGGTCGGCGGCGACTACGCCCGGCTCTTCGACCTCCAGGCCAGTGGCTACCGGGAGGAGAACGCCGGCGTCTCCTGA